AGCCGCGCCTTCCACGTCGCCGTCTATATGAAGCATCTGCCGAATTGCCGACGAGGAGATCGGTGTGTGGTCCGTCATTCGCGCCGACAGTTCGATTACCGAGAAGCCCAGGTCTTCGGCAAGGGTCCGGAGTAGCGCAATGTCACCTCTACGTCCTTTGCCAAACCCGTGATCGTATCCGATCACCAGCTCACGCATTCCGATCCGCTCGCAAAGAACGTCCCTGACAAACTGATCAGGAGATAGCCTTGCAAATTCATCGTCGAACGGAATCACGACAACTCGATCGAGGCCGGTCTGCCGGATCAATTCGATACGCTCGTTCAAGGTCGTGAGGAGAGGCACAATATCACCGGACACAATCTCTCTCGGGTGCGGATTGAACGTCACGAGCGTGCTGAGACCCGTGATGACAGACGAGCGATCAAGAACTCGGTCGAGAATCGACCTGTGTCCCAGGTGGATGCCGTCGAAGACGCCGATCGTTACAACTCCGTGTTTCTCGAGTTGCACATTCCGCGGGAAGTGGTCAACTCGCATGGTCTCTGCTCTCGCTCAAATCCCTGAACGGGTCGTCTCCGGCATAGTCTGAAAGATCATTCACGGTCAAGGCATTCGAAGCACAATAGTCGCCGATGCGATCGCGGTGCAGCCGAATCAGGTGGGCTCCGACGCCGAGCTGCTCGCCCAGGTCGTGGGCCAGCGCGCGGACATAAGTCCCTTTGGAGCACGACATCCGAAAGTCGACATCGGCCCCGCGCTTGTCAACGATATCGAACGAGTGGATCGTGACCACTCTGGGCGGACCGCTTCGGAGGTCACCTCTCCGCGCTCGCTCATACAGGGGCCTGCCTTCCACCCTCACGGCTGAATACGGCGGCGTTTGCTGAATGATTTCACCCAGAAAGGTGGAAGTGACAGCCCGGATTGCGTCGCGCGTAACGTGATGAGCGTCGACGACGCGGTCGACCGGCGAGTCTGCGTCATACGAGGCGGTCGTCTCTCCCAGTCGAATGGTACCGGAGTACTCCTTTTCCATCTCAAGGAAGAACCGCGATAGCTTCGTTGATCGACCGGTCATGCAGACAAGCAGTCCGGTGGCCATTGGATCCAGGGTGCCCGCGTGACCGACCTTGCGCGTTCGGGCGACGCGACGGAGCAGTCGAACGACATCGAACGAGGTGAAGCCGCCCGGCTTGTTGACAAGAACGACCGCATTCGAGAGATCCTTGCCGCGATTCAATCGGTCGATAACGGTTGAAGCCAGGTTCAGAGCCTCGCCGGACAACTTGCCGGGTGCCGTATTTCGCAGGCTCATGCGACTAGCTGTCTTCTCCGCGAGATTGGCGCTCAGCCCGGATCTTGTCGAACAGGCCCTCAATGCGCTGAACTGTCTGCTGCGTTTCGTCCAGGAAAAACTTGAGTTCAGGGATTTTCCGCACCTGATGTCTGATGCGCCGGGCAAGCGCGATGCGTACCTGCGGAGTTAGTTCTTCCAGGTGGCGAAACGTTGCACGTCGCTCTTCCTCGGATGTACCCAGCACACTGAAGTGGATGTATGCGATTGACAGGTCCTTCGTAACCCGAGCTCCCGTGATCGTCACCATCGGCCCAATCTGCTCCGAGAATGACGAATTGAGAAGGTCTGCAACTTCCTTCTGCATCAATCGAGCCACGCGTTCGGTCCGAACACTCATCCTTCTCCACCAGTTTCGCCAAATGGAATGGCGCGGTCTTGTTGCCTAGGCCTCGAGTTTCCTGGCCGTCTCGATGATCTCATAGGCTTCGAACTGGTCACCGACCTTGAGATCGTCGTAGTTCTCCATACCGATCCCGCACTCAAAACCGCTCTGCACTTCACGGACGTCGTCTTTGAACCGTTTCAGTGAAGAAAGAGTGCCCTCATAAATGACCACTCCATCACGGATCAGTCGAACACGATCACTTCTCTTGATCTTGCCATCCGTCACGAGACAGCCTGCGACCGTACCCACTTTCGGCACCTTGAATATCTCACGAATCTCTGCATTTCCGAGCGTCTTCTCGCTCTTCTCCGGCGAAAGCAGACCCTCGAGTGCGTCCCGGACATTCGAAATCGCATCGTAGATAATCGAGTACGTACGGATGTCGATCTCCTCGCGCTCGGCCAGCAGACGCGCGGTCGGCATCGGGCGAACCTGGAAGCCAATGACGACGGCGTCGGAGGCGGAGGCGAGCATTACGTCACTTTCCGTAATGGCTCCAACGCCAGTGTGAATGATGTTGACAGCAACTTCCTCGGTCGACAACTTGAGGAGGGAGTCAGACAGGGCCTCCACCGATCCTCCTACGTCGGCCTTCACGATCAGGTTGAGCTCCTGGAAATCACCGAGTGCGAGGCGCCTTCCGATCTCATCCAGCGTGATGTGCTTCCGCTGGCGCAGCGACTGCTCACGTTGAATCTGATGCCGCTTCTGGGCGATCTCACGCGCTTCTCGCTCGTCATCAAGAACGATGAACTGGTCTCCTACCTCCGGCGAACCGTCAAAACCAAGTACGAGCGCGGGCTTCGACGGACCCACATGCTCAATACGATTCTCTCTTTCGTCAAACATTGCTCGCACGCGTCCACTGTAGACACCGGCAACAAACGTGTCGCCCACCTCCAGCGTCCCGTTCTGAACAAGAATGGTCGCAACTACACCGCGACCTCGGTCCATCCGGCTCTCGATGACGGTACCGATCGCGTTTCGATTGGGGTTGCCCTTGCGCTCCTGCAGTTCGGCCTCAAGCAACACCTTGTCAAGCAATTCCTCTACTCCTTCGCCTGTCTTCGCGGACACAAGCGAACACTGGACTTTCCCCCCGTATGGCTCGACCAGAACATTCTGATCAGCCAACTCCTGCATGACCTTCTGGGGATTCGCATCACCCTTGTCGATCTTGTTGATCGCGACAACCAGCGGGACTTCTGCTGCACGCGCGTGGTTGATGGCTTCGATCGTCTGCGGCTTGACGGAATCGTCAGCGGCAACAACGAGAATAACGAGATCCGTCACCTTCGCGCCCCTGGCCCGCATGGCTGTAAACGCCTCGTGGCCGGGAGTGTCGAGGAACGTAATGCGGCGGTCGTTTTTCAGCTCTACGTTATATGCTCCGATGTGCTGGGTAATGCCTCCGGCTTCGCCAGCGACGACGTTCGCACTTCGAATCAGGTCGAGAAGCGACGTCTTTCCATGATCGACGTGACCCATGACGGTCACAACGGGTGCACGCTCCACCAGATCTTCCGGTGCATCTTCCTCTATCTGAATATCATCTGAAGCAAACTCTGTGATGAAGTCAAGTTCGAAGCCGAATTCATCAGCGACGAACGTGATGGTATCCGCGTCCAGCCGCTGGTTGATGGAGACCATCATTCCGGCTCCAAACAGGGTCTTGATGACGTCCGTTACGGGTACGTCCATCAAATTGGCCAGCTCTCCCGTGGAGAGATACTCCGTCACCCTGAGAATACCTGCCTC
The DNA window shown above is from Rhodothermales bacterium and carries:
- a CDS encoding bifunctional riboflavin kinase/FAD synthetase; the encoded protein is MRVDHFPRNVQLEKHGVVTIGVFDGIHLGHRSILDRVLDRSSVITGLSTLVTFNPHPREIVSGDIVPLLTTLNERIELIRQTGLDRVVVIPFDDEFARLSPDQFVRDVLCERIGMRELVIGYDHGFGKGRRGDIALLRTLAEDLGFSVIELSARMTDHTPISSSAIRQMLHIDGDVEGAALLLGRRYSVSGEVVKGDGRGHLIGFPTANISLGNRRKLVPQRGVYAVKVIIADSATPFDGMMNIGFRPTFDGAGMRLEVHVFDMDRTLYGQSLQVEFVERIRDERKFDGMEALKEQLKEDELRCRRALTSVS
- the truB gene encoding tRNA pseudouridine(55) synthase TruB; amino-acid sequence: MSLRNTAPGKLSGEALNLASTVIDRLNRGKDLSNAVVLVNKPGGFTSFDVVRLLRRVARTRKVGHAGTLDPMATGLLVCMTGRSTKLSRFFLEMEKEYSGTIRLGETTASYDADSPVDRVVDAHHVTRDAIRAVTSTFLGEIIQQTPPYSAVRVEGRPLYERARRGDLRSGPPRVVTIHSFDIVDKRGADVDFRMSCSKGTYVRALAHDLGEQLGVGAHLIRLHRDRIGDYCASNALTVNDLSDYAGDDPFRDLSESRDHAS
- the infB gene encoding translation initiation factor IF-2, with translation MATESKFKKKRLFKVSRELNVSVDTIVDDLKTAGFTKAMTGSGLNAAITDEEAYAFLLETYAEDRATAERVKKKRLQLAEEEGEGVDVDGEVIAVETPEPEEVVETQEIGEILDEEDDVASIPDEDDVAVDVEPEVAVPTDEVEAVEVEPEADVAEVIEAAVETDLTAADVEAETVAVAEDVVADAEVLDVDLVSDDVEVDEEDDDTILAGRYKLQGTKILGKIELPEDAIADAGKPRRKRKRKKTEPAEKGTVRVRKAADDDVGKKKKKGKKRGASVDEAEVEQTLQETLRELEQGASRVRQRRRRQRREQHAADRERELAQQEEEAGILRVTEYLSTGELANLMDVPVTDVIKTLFGAGMMVSINQRLDADTITFVADEFGFELDFITEFASDDIQIEEDAPEDLVERAPVVTVMGHVDHGKTSLLDLIRSANVVAGEAGGITQHIGAYNVELKNDRRITFLDTPGHEAFTAMRARGAKVTDLVILVVAADDSVKPQTIEAINHARAAEVPLVVAINKIDKGDANPQKVMQELADQNVLVEPYGGKVQCSLVSAKTGEGVEELLDKVLLEAELQERKGNPNRNAIGTVIESRMDRGRGVVATILVQNGTLEVGDTFVAGVYSGRVRAMFDERENRIEHVGPSKPALVLGFDGSPEVGDQFIVLDDEREAREIAQKRHQIQREQSLRQRKHITLDEIGRRLALGDFQELNLIVKADVGGSVEALSDSLLKLSTEEVAVNIIHTGVGAITESDVMLASASDAVVIGFQVRPMPTARLLAEREEIDIRTYSIIYDAISNVRDALEGLLSPEKSEKTLGNAEIREIFKVPKVGTVAGCLVTDGKIKRSDRVRLIRDGVVIYEGTLSSLKRFKDDVREVQSGFECGIGMENYDDLKVGDQFEAYEIIETARKLEA
- the rbfA gene encoding 30S ribosome-binding factor RbfA encodes the protein MSVRTERVARLMQKEVADLLNSSFSEQIGPMVTITGARVTKDLSIAYIHFSVLGTSEEERRATFRHLEELTPQVRIALARRIRHQVRKIPELKFFLDETQQTVQRIEGLFDKIRAERQSRGEDS